One Bacteroidota bacterium genomic window carries:
- a CDS encoding substrate-binding domain-containing protein has translation MKNNTTHLLILFLAVLLFSACERTVKVGFLMDESVTGRWAKDKELFTRYIQEQGAEVICMAAEMDMEKQYQLAQEMLDMDIDVLVLVPTDMNEAAKIVLLAHKKGIRVISYDRLTKNCGLDYYISFDHVNVGEIQAEYLTSACPKGKYALLGGAQNDNNSMLLRLGQLNVLQPLIDKGDIQITYDNYANSWTIEEGYRMMKECLKVSPDVTAVIAANDRLATGANLALAELRKEKNVCLAGMDADLEACQRIIAGTQNMTVYKPIEAIAFKAAEVALQIASEDNAPNMNLSVNNGFKQVPSILLPAMAVSLETIELTVVADGYLQQNNLWKK, from the coding sequence ATGAAAAATAATACAACACACCTTCTGATTCTATTCCTTGCGGTTTTGTTATTTTCAGCTTGTGAAAGAACTGTAAAGGTAGGCTTTTTAATGGATGAGTCGGTTACCGGCAGATGGGCAAAGGACAAGGAATTGTTTACCAGGTATATTCAGGAGCAAGGTGCAGAGGTAATCTGCATGGCTGCAGAAATGGATATGGAGAAGCAGTATCAGCTTGCGCAGGAAATGCTTGATATGGATATTGATGTACTCGTGTTGGTTCCTACCGATATGAACGAGGCTGCCAAAATTGTTTTACTGGCACATAAAAAGGGCATTCGGGTTATTTCCTACGATAGGCTTACCAAAAACTGTGGTCTGGACTATTACATTTCTTTCGACCATGTGAATGTTGGTGAAATACAAGCCGAATACCTTACTTCAGCTTGCCCTAAGGGTAAATATGCCTTGTTGGGGGGCGCACAAAATGACAATAATTCAATGTTACTTCGGCTTGGGCAGTTGAATGTGCTTCAACCTCTTATTGATAAAGGGGATATTCAAATTACCTATGACAATTATGCAAATTCATGGACAATTGAAGAAGGTTACCGGATGATGAAAGAGTGCCTTAAAGTATCGCCTGACGTGACAGCTGTGATTGCTGCGAACGATCGCTTAGCTACAGGGGCAAATCTGGCTCTTGCTGAGTTAAGAAAAGAAAAAAACGTATGCCTGGCGGGCATGGATGCTGATTTGGAAGCGTGCCAGCGGATTATTGCAGGTACCCAAAATATGACGGTATATAAACCCATAGAAGCCATTGCTTTTAAAGCCGCTGAGGTGGCTCTTCAAATAGCCAGCGAAGACAATGCCCCTAACATGAATCTCTCGGTGAATAATGGGTTTAAGCAAGTTCCTTCGATTTTATTGCCTGCTATGGCCGTGAGCCTGGAAACCATTGAACTAACAGTAGTGGCAGATGGATATCTTCAACAAAATAATCTTTGGAAAAAATAA
- a CDS encoding NAD+ synthase, whose protein sequence is MKITLAQINYIIGDFTGNTQKILQTVQLARQEKSDLVVFSELSVCGYPPLDMLEHRYFIEKTEEAVELIAQESQTIGIIIGAPVVNHSQNGKNLFNAALYCYQGKVQQTIKKTLLPTYDVFDEYRYFEPNNSFEIIRHQGKKIALTICEDLWYEQPILTDFGKEKLYSLNPLDKLMELKPDFIINIAASPFAYNHDQVKREILMNNAKKYQLPIFYVNQVGAQTEIIFDGGSRVLTKNGAIYDRMPFFEESLRSYQLEDILENQSGSENFPIAERIEKIHNALVLGVRDYFKKSGLKKAILGLSGGIDSAVTLVIAAKALGKENVSALLLPSKYSSDHSVSDAIALAKNLGIQYSQLGIQPLTDCYESLLTPVFRGLPADITEENLQARIRGTLLMALSNKFGSILLNTSNKSEAAVGYGTLYGDMNGGISVLGDVYKTDVYALAHFMNRKEEIIPVNTILKPPSAELRPDQKDSDSLPEYDVLDRILFHYIELRLSGKEIIQLGFEKEVVQKTIRLINFNEYKRFQTPPILRVSSKAFGLGRRMPLVARHEE, encoded by the coding sequence GTGAAAATTACCCTCGCACAAATCAACTATATTATTGGTGATTTCACAGGAAATACCCAGAAAATCCTTCAGACGGTTCAATTGGCAAGGCAAGAAAAGTCTGACCTTGTTGTTTTCAGTGAGCTATCGGTATGTGGATATCCCCCGCTCGATATGCTGGAACACCGCTACTTTATCGAGAAAACCGAGGAAGCAGTAGAATTGATTGCACAGGAGAGCCAGACTATAGGTATTATCATTGGTGCGCCTGTAGTCAATCACTCTCAAAATGGCAAGAATTTGTTCAATGCTGCTCTCTATTGTTACCAGGGGAAGGTGCAGCAAACAATAAAAAAAACGCTCCTGCCTACCTATGATGTATTTGATGAATACCGATATTTTGAGCCCAATAATTCTTTTGAAATCATTCGCCACCAGGGAAAAAAGATAGCCCTCACTATTTGCGAAGACCTCTGGTATGAGCAGCCTATACTTACCGATTTTGGGAAAGAAAAGCTTTATTCCTTGAATCCCCTTGATAAGCTGATGGAATTAAAACCCGATTTTATCATTAACATAGCCGCTTCTCCTTTTGCCTATAACCACGATCAGGTAAAACGCGAGATTCTGATGAACAATGCAAAGAAATATCAGTTACCAATCTTTTATGTCAACCAGGTGGGAGCCCAGACAGAAATAATATTCGACGGTGGCTCGAGGGTACTGACCAAAAATGGAGCTATATACGACCGCATGCCTTTCTTTGAAGAATCCTTACGCAGCTACCAGTTGGAAGATATTCTTGAAAACCAATCAGGTTCCGAAAACTTTCCGATAGCCGAACGAATAGAAAAAATACACAATGCGCTGGTATTGGGAGTACGCGACTATTTCAAAAAAAGTGGGCTAAAGAAAGCCATATTAGGGCTCTCTGGCGGCATTGATTCAGCAGTAACTCTAGTCATTGCTGCAAAAGCCCTAGGAAAAGAAAATGTAAGCGCCTTGTTGTTGCCTTCGAAATACTCATCGGACCATTCGGTAAGCGATGCAATTGCTTTGGCCAAAAACCTTGGAATTCAATACTCCCAGCTTGGGATACAACCCCTAACCGATTGTTACGAGAGTCTCCTAACTCCTGTATTCAGGGGATTGCCTGCTGATATTACTGAAGAAAACCTCCAGGCACGCATTCGAGGCACCTTGCTTATGGCTCTTTCGAATAAATTTGGATCCATTCTACTGAATACTTCCAACAAAAGCGAGGCCGCAGTGGGTTATGGCACCCTCTATGGCGATATGAACGGAGGGATTTCCGTATTAGGCGATGTGTATAAAACTGACGTTTATGCACTAGCACATTTTATGAACCGAAAAGAAGAAATAATTCCGGTAAATACCATTCTTAAACCTCCTTCGGCCGAACTCCGTCCCGACCAGAAAGATTCCGATTCACTGCCTGAATACGATGTACTCGATCGAATTCTTTTCCATTACATCGAACTTCGACTTTCCGGAAAAGAAATTATTCAACTTGGATTTGAAAAAGAAGTAGTGCAAAAAACCATCCGTTTAATCAATTTTAACGAATACAAACGATTTCAAACACCCCCCATACTAAGAGTTTCTTCGAAAGCCTTTGGGTTGGGTCGCCGAATGCCGTTAGTAGCGCGTCACGAAGAATAA
- a CDS encoding PorT family protein: MKQLAFAFIFISLSFQAYTQELKFGVYLAPQVSWLLPEAKDVQSNGNLLRISGGLAIDRYFAKNYAFSTGLAIGSQGGYLLYDGSSSRTLQVYDSTYAMAGKSVKYQLHYLSLPLGLKLRSNEIGYMRFHVVLGFQNQFLLKAKGTDETDNAFQDDSIRESLANYNLGYYFGGGIDYALGEDTSLFFTIVYDNGFIDILKNNPPTNTRGLGLRVGINF; encoded by the coding sequence ATGAAACAATTAGCCTTTGCATTCATATTTATCTCATTAAGCTTCCAGGCCTATACTCAGGAACTAAAATTCGGCGTTTATCTGGCCCCACAAGTTTCCTGGCTGCTACCGGAGGCCAAAGATGTGCAATCGAATGGCAACCTTTTAAGAATATCGGGTGGATTGGCAATTGACCGCTATTTTGCCAAAAATTATGCTTTCTCAACAGGTTTGGCTATTGGTAGTCAGGGCGGATACCTTTTGTACGATGGATCCTCATCGCGCACTCTGCAGGTATACGATTCAACTTATGCCATGGCCGGGAAATCGGTAAAATACCAGCTCCATTACCTGAGCCTGCCGCTTGGGCTTAAACTTAGGAGTAACGAAATAGGATACATGCGTTTTCATGTGGTGTTAGGTTTCCAAAACCAATTTTTACTCAAAGCCAAAGGTACCGACGAGACTGACAATGCTTTTCAGGACGATTCGATCCGCGAATCGCTGGCAAATTATAATCTGGGCTATTATTTTGGCGGAGGTATTGACTATGCCCTTGGCGAAGATACCTCGCTGTTTTTTACCATCGTCTATGACAATGGCTTCATCGACATCCTGAAAAATAATCCCCCAACCAACACCCGGGGTTTAGGCTTGCGGGTAGGCATCAATTTTTAA
- the rsmG gene encoding 16S rRNA (guanine(527)-N(7))-methyltransferase RsmG produces the protein MEEILRYFPGLSAHQKQQFAQLSDLYHFWNAQINLVSRKDIDQLYVRHVLHSLAIAKHIQFLPVSKIMDVGTGGGFPGIPLAIMFPQSNFLLIDSIAKKIKVVNDIIEKIGLNNCAAKVIRAEEVNQKFDFIVSRAVTNMPDFYSWVRKNISSDWKHEVPNGILYLKGGNLEEELMSFAERYVAIDLSEYFTDPFFETKKLIHLFEKRS, from the coding sequence ATGGAGGAGATTCTTCGTTATTTTCCTGGTCTTTCTGCACATCAAAAACAGCAATTTGCGCAACTTTCCGACTTGTATCATTTTTGGAATGCCCAGATTAACTTGGTATCGCGAAAAGACATCGACCAATTGTATGTCCGGCATGTATTGCATAGTCTGGCAATAGCCAAACACATTCAATTCTTACCGGTAAGCAAAATTATGGATGTGGGCACAGGTGGTGGGTTCCCGGGCATCCCCCTTGCCATCATGTTCCCACAATCCAATTTTCTGCTCATCGATTCCATAGCGAAAAAGATTAAGGTTGTCAACGACATTATCGAAAAAATTGGGCTAAACAATTGCGCAGCTAAAGTAATTCGGGCAGAAGAGGTCAATCAAAAATTCGATTTCATTGTGAGCCGGGCGGTTACCAATATGCCTGATTTTTATAGCTGGGTGCGAAAAAACATTTCTTCCGATTGGAAGCATGAGGTTCCCAATGGCATTCTCTACTTAAAAGGTGGCAACCTTGAGGAAGAATTGATGTCTTTTGCAGAAAGGTATGTTGCAATCGATCTCTCAGAATATTTTACCGATCCTTTTTTCGAAACAAAAAAGTTGATTCACCTTTTCGAAAAACGCAGCTAA
- a CDS encoding sigma-70 family RNA polymerase sigma factor produces the protein MEVANNLSEKAQRDFLLVQRAIQGEQKAYTELLDRYKDAIYFMLLKMVNNASDAEDLTIEAFGKAFKNLEQYTPNFAFSTWLFKIATNNCIDFIRKKKANTVSLDITDEDNEKSSPDIMASVLDPEETMIKEQKLKIMRSLVSRLKPRYRKLIELRYFNEYSYEEISEELELPIGTVKAQLFRARELLFNILRNTTHHI, from the coding sequence ATGGAAGTAGCAAACAACCTTTCCGAAAAGGCACAGCGTGATTTTTTGCTGGTGCAGCGAGCCATACAAGGCGAACAGAAGGCTTATACCGAGCTGCTCGACAGGTATAAAGACGCCATCTACTTTATGCTGTTAAAAATGGTAAACAATGCCAGCGATGCCGAAGACCTTACCATCGAAGCTTTTGGCAAGGCGTTTAAAAACCTTGAACAATACACCCCAAATTTTGCTTTCAGCACCTGGCTATTTAAAATTGCCACCAACAACTGCATCGATTTTATTCGAAAAAAGAAGGCCAACACTGTTTCGCTGGATATTACCGACGAAGACAACGAAAAGTCGTCGCCTGATATTATGGCCTCCGTGTTAGATCCGGAAGAAACGATGATCAAAGAGCAGAAGCTTAAAATTATGCGATCACTAGTTTCTCGCCTGAAACCGCGCTATCGGAAACTAATCGAGCTTCGCTACTTCAACGAATACTCTTACGAAGAAATATCAGAAGAACTTGAGTTGCCGATCGGAACTGTGAAAGCCCAACTATTCAGGGCGCGCGAACTACTTTTCAATATCCTGCGTAATACAACCCATCACATTTAA
- a CDS encoding glycosyltransferase has translation MFNYNHYFSSIELVLFVAFALFFAIQIYYYLRIYFPVLLYKNTNYPENLPVSVVICAKNEADNLRKNLPFILEQNHPKYEVIVVNDASTDDTAEVIGELLARYKHLKTTSLPSMVDPKFTHGKKLAITVGIKAAQYDWVVFTDADCWPVSPNWLTTLQKGCKDKEIVLGYGGYEYQKGLLNNYIRYDTLSNALMYLGYALIKKPYMGVGRNLAYMRELFFRNKGFANHYGILSGDDDLFISETSTSTNTAVVIDHDAITLSKANTSWSGFYKQKIRHLSTASAYKPVNLFRIGMEPVSRAWYYLLLPLNLLSDTFFIATLAMVSFRLVVQITIYLKAQRKFGERNIFLSFIIFDIASLLINFLAYFALTIRRRHQTWK, from the coding sequence GTGTTTAACTACAACCACTATTTCAGCAGCATAGAACTGGTTCTTTTTGTTGCTTTTGCTTTATTCTTTGCCATTCAGATTTATTATTACCTGCGAATTTACTTTCCGGTTTTGTTATACAAAAATACAAACTATCCGGAGAATCTGCCGGTTTCAGTAGTTATCTGTGCAAAAAACGAAGCCGATAATTTGAGGAAGAACCTTCCATTTATTCTTGAACAAAATCACCCGAAATATGAGGTAATAGTGGTAAACGATGCCTCGACCGACGATACAGCTGAGGTAATTGGTGAGTTACTGGCACGCTATAAACACCTAAAAACGACTTCTCTGCCAAGTATGGTTGACCCAAAATTCACTCATGGAAAGAAGTTGGCCATCACTGTAGGTATTAAAGCAGCACAATACGATTGGGTTGTGTTTACCGATGCCGACTGTTGGCCGGTTTCGCCCAACTGGCTTACCACTTTACAGAAAGGTTGTAAAGACAAAGAAATTGTACTCGGTTATGGAGGTTACGAATATCAAAAGGGGCTGCTCAACAACTACATTCGATACGATACCCTGAGCAATGCACTCATGTATCTGGGGTATGCTCTTATTAAAAAACCCTATATGGGTGTAGGCCGAAATCTAGCTTACATGCGTGAGTTATTTTTCAGGAACAAGGGTTTTGCCAACCATTATGGAATTCTGTCGGGAGATGATGATCTTTTTATCAGCGAAACCTCCACTTCCACAAATACTGCTGTGGTCATCGATCATGATGCCATTACGCTTTCGAAAGCCAATACAAGTTGGTCAGGCTTTTACAAGCAAAAAATAAGGCATTTATCCACTGCTTCAGCCTACAAACCTGTGAATCTATTTCGCATTGGAATGGAACCTGTCAGCCGTGCCTGGTACTACTTACTATTACCTCTCAACCTATTGAGTGACACATTCTTTATTGCCACACTGGCCATGGTCAGTTTTCGATTGGTTGTGCAGATTACAATTTACCTGAAGGCACAACGTAAGTTTGGAGAGAGAAATATTTTCTTAAGCTTTATTATATTCGACATAGCTTCGCTGCTTATTAATTTTTTGGCTTACTTTGCATTAACCATTCGTCGCAGGCATCAAACATGGAAGTAG
- a CDS encoding cupin domain-containing protein produces the protein MKTHCRIITSLVLSILGTFYGCTENPHEPPGVVENNNEQYVFHTDHLTRYEFPTHFNELIVDRADSKKSEIYKVLVEPGKAVIHHQHEDLEQIFYILEGQGWLFIGENKTVYLIAPGEVVRIPPQTLHSVKANDTDSLKYICIDCYIKNPSYSSFELQYKVNCELNHWEPNISHTK, from the coding sequence ATGAAAACACATTGCAGAATAATCACTTCACTCGTGTTGTCCATTCTTGGAACATTTTATGGCTGCACCGAAAACCCTCACGAGCCACCAGGGGTTGTGGAAAACAATAACGAACAATATGTTTTTCACACAGACCATTTAACACGATACGAATTTCCTACACATTTTAACGAACTCATCGTTGATCGTGCCGATTCCAAAAAATCAGAAATTTATAAGGTGCTGGTCGAACCTGGCAAAGCTGTTATTCACCATCAACACGAAGATCTTGAGCAGATATTTTATATACTCGAAGGTCAGGGTTGGTTGTTCATTGGGGAAAATAAAACTGTTTACCTTATAGCGCCAGGCGAAGTAGTGAGGATCCCGCCTCAAACTTTGCATTCAGTAAAAGCCAATGATACCGACTCTCTCAAATACATCTGCATCGATTGTTATATAAAGAATCCTAGTTACTCTAGCTTTGAATTGCAATACAAGGTCAATTGCGAATTAAACCATTGGGAACCAAACATTAGCCATACAAAGTAA
- the tgt gene encoding tRNA guanosine(34) transglycosylase Tgt — MFFKIESTDIRSRARAGVLSTGHGTIETPIFMPVGTGGTVKGVHQRELDQDIKAQIILGNTYHLYLRPGLEVIQKAGGLHRFMNWEKPILTDSGGYQVFSLADNRKLKEDGAHFQSHIDGSRHLFTPENIVEIQRAIGADIVMAFDECTPYPCEYAEARKSMELTHRWLERGVEHFLKTSPLYGYEQVYFPIVQGSVYSDLRKISAEKIASFNMPGNAIGGLSVGEPIEDMYAMLDEVTQILPADKPRYLMGVGTPVNLLEGIAMGVDMFDCVMPTRNGRNGMLFTSEGIINIKNKKWEADLSLLDSQGECFVDQVYSKAYLRHLIVSKEILGAQIASIHNLSFYLSLMKQAREKIIDGSFASWKAQMVSKLSQRL, encoded by the coding sequence ATGTTTTTTAAAATAGAATCGACCGATATTCGCTCCAGGGCCCGGGCCGGTGTGCTTTCAACCGGCCATGGAACTATTGAAACTCCCATTTTTATGCCGGTAGGTACTGGTGGTACTGTTAAGGGTGTTCATCAACGCGAACTGGATCAGGATATCAAGGCACAAATTATTCTGGGAAATACTTACCATTTGTATCTGCGCCCGGGCTTGGAGGTAATTCAAAAAGCCGGAGGCCTGCACAGGTTTATGAATTGGGAGAAGCCAATATTAACCGATAGTGGAGGTTACCAGGTTTTTTCTTTGGCCGATAACCGCAAATTAAAAGAAGACGGAGCCCATTTTCAGTCGCATATCGATGGGTCGCGGCATTTGTTTACCCCGGAAAATATTGTGGAAATTCAGCGTGCCATTGGCGCCGATATTGTAATGGCTTTCGACGAATGTACCCCTTATCCGTGTGAATACGCTGAGGCCCGCAAATCGATGGAACTTACCCATCGGTGGTTGGAAAGAGGGGTGGAACACTTCCTAAAAACAAGTCCGCTTTACGGATACGAACAGGTTTACTTTCCTATTGTACAGGGCAGTGTTTACTCCGATTTGCGAAAAATTTCCGCTGAAAAGATTGCCTCTTTCAATATGCCCGGAAATGCCATTGGTGGCTTGTCGGTAGGCGAACCCATCGAAGACATGTATGCCATGCTCGATGAGGTAACCCAAATTTTGCCTGCAGACAAACCACGCTACCTGATGGGCGTTGGAACTCCTGTCAACCTGCTCGAGGGCATTGCCATGGGAGTGGATATGTTCGATTGTGTGATGCCTACCCGTAATGGCCGTAATGGGATGCTTTTTACCAGTGAGGGAATAATCAATATCAAAAATAAAAAATGGGAAGCCGACCTTAGTCTACTCGATAGCCAGGGCGAATGTTTTGTCGATCAGGTTTATTCCAAAGCCTACCTGCGGCATCTAATCGTGTCGAAAGAGATTTTAGGTGCCCAGATAGCCAGCATTCATAATTTAAGTTTTTATCTTAGCCTCATGAAACAAGCAAGGGAAAAAATTATCGATGGGTCCTTTGCCAGCTGGAAAGCTCAAATGGTGAGTAAACTTTCTCAACGACTTTAA
- a CDS encoding LptF/LptG family permease: MNWQFLNRLPGFQVLDLYIIKKFLGTFFFAITLLMFITIIFDLSEKLDEFMEHSAPVKAIVFDYFLNFIPYFAALIAPLFTFISVIFFTSKLAYNTEFIAILSSGVSFGRILVPYFIAAFVIVVLNIYINNHVIPHSNEERFAFEDKYYHGSVAGFADRNVHKQIEPGIFVFLESYSTVNDYGRKFSIEHFEEGELKSKLIAQDIRWDSVKNKWILRNYMIRDYIDGKQIITTGTSIDTTLNMTTAEFKRRQNSIEAMDKRELNDFIDNQVLQGATQISALYIEKYRRFADPFSTFILTLIGVSVSSRKVRGGIGMHIALGLLMSVSYLVFQKFSSQFAISGMFPPLVAVWIPNVLFSGLALFLYRSAPK; encoded by the coding sequence ATGAACTGGCAATTTCTGAATCGTTTACCGGGGTTTCAGGTACTTGATTTATACATCATCAAGAAATTTTTGGGTACTTTCTTTTTTGCAATTACCCTGTTGATGTTCATTACCATTATTTTCGACCTTTCGGAAAAACTCGATGAATTTATGGAGCACAGCGCTCCAGTGAAAGCCATCGTTTTCGATTACTTCCTTAATTTTATACCTTATTTCGCAGCCCTTATTGCCCCGCTGTTTACTTTTATTTCGGTAATCTTTTTCACTTCAAAACTTGCCTACAATACAGAATTTATTGCCATTCTAAGCAGTGGTGTGAGTTTTGGACGTATTCTGGTGCCCTATTTTATTGCTGCCTTTGTAATAGTTGTGCTGAATATTTACATTAACAACCATGTAATTCCGCATTCGAATGAGGAACGCTTTGCATTTGAAGATAAATACTACCATGGTTCGGTGGCTGGTTTTGCCGATCGCAATGTGCATAAGCAAATTGAACCCGGAATATTCGTATTTCTCGAAAGTTATAGCACTGTGAACGATTATGGCCGGAAATTTTCCATCGAGCATTTCGAAGAGGGAGAGCTGAAATCGAAACTCATTGCACAGGATATTCGTTGGGATTCGGTGAAGAATAAGTGGATACTGCGTAACTATATGATTCGTGATTATATCGATGGCAAGCAGATAATTACCACCGGCACAAGTATCGATACTACCCTCAATATGACCACGGCCGAGTTTAAGCGAAGGCAAAATTCCATTGAAGCTATGGATAAAAGAGAACTTAATGATTTTATCGATAACCAGGTATTGCAGGGTGCCACACAAATTTCGGCTTTGTACATCGAGAAATACCGTCGCTTTGCCGATCCCTTTTCAACATTTATACTTACTCTTATTGGCGTGTCAGTTTCATCGCGAAAGGTAAGGGGAGGCATTGGCATGCATATCGCACTTGGTTTGCTTATGAGCGTTTCGTACCTTGTATTCCAGAAATTCAGTTCTCAATTTGCTATAAGTGGAATGTTTCCACCCCTTGTGGCTGTATGGATTCCCAATGTCTTGTTTAGCGGATTGGCCCTGTTTCTTTACCGCTCGGCACCGAAATAA
- a CDS encoding acyl-CoA carboxylase subunit beta → MPLKQKIQELKEKREQVKMGGGEKAIEKQLSMGKLTARERILALLDKESFHEYDLFVEHEARDFNMEKQILHGDGVVVGTGTINEEPIGIFAQDFTVAGGSLGLMHARKITKIMDHALKMRMPLIGINDSGGARIQEGVNSLAGYGEIFFRNTLASGVIPQISVILGPCAGGAVYSPALTDFVFVVDKISKMFITGPEVIKTVLGEEISMEDLGGARVHSEITGNAHFFANSEQECFDQISKLLSFIPWNNNLKAPVKAAKPPKKEFNIEKIVPGNAKLPYDIRNVVRALVDDSDFLEVQELWARNMVIGFGRVNGETCGFVCNQPLVLAGVLDVDSSDKAARFIRYCDAFNIPIITLVDLPGYLPGIDQEHAGVIRHGAKILYAYSEATVAKITVIIRKAYGGGYIAMGSRHLRSDFVFAWPGAEIAVMGPEGAANIIFRKEIMGADDPEEMRKQKVKEYKEKFANPYVAAAKGYVDTVIEPSETRKLLIHAIEVSKNKSVSVPNKKHGVPPF, encoded by the coding sequence ATGCCACTGAAACAAAAAATCCAGGAGCTTAAGGAAAAGCGGGAGCAAGTGAAGATGGGCGGAGGCGAAAAAGCCATCGAGAAGCAATTGTCGATGGGTAAGCTTACTGCCCGTGAGCGTATCCTGGCTTTGCTCGACAAAGAGTCTTTTCACGAATACGATTTGTTCGTTGAGCACGAAGCCCGCGACTTCAACATGGAAAAACAAATTTTGCATGGCGATGGTGTGGTAGTAGGAACCGGCACCATTAATGAGGAACCCATTGGAATTTTCGCACAGGACTTTACCGTTGCCGGGGGTTCTTTAGGTTTGATGCATGCCCGCAAGATTACCAAAATTATGGATCATGCCCTAAAAATGCGTATGCCACTGATTGGAATTAACGATTCGGGTGGAGCACGTATTCAGGAGGGAGTGAATTCCCTGGCCGGATATGGCGAAATCTTTTTCCGCAATACACTGGCCTCCGGAGTAATCCCTCAAATTAGTGTTATTCTCGGACCATGCGCCGGTGGTGCTGTTTATTCTCCGGCCCTTACCGACTTTGTATTCGTGGTCGATAAAATATCGAAAATGTTTATTACAGGTCCGGAGGTAATAAAAACTGTACTCGGAGAAGAGATTTCGATGGAAGACCTTGGCGGTGCCCGTGTGCACAGCGAAATTACCGGCAATGCCCATTTTTTTGCCAATAGCGAGCAGGAATGTTTCGATCAAATTTCGAAACTTCTTTCATTTATCCCTTGGAACAACAACCTGAAAGCACCTGTGAAGGCTGCTAAGCCGCCCAAAAAGGAGTTCAATATCGAAAAAATTGTGCCAGGTAATGCCAAATTACCCTACGATATCCGTAATGTAGTGCGGGCATTGGTCGACGATTCCGACTTTCTCGAGGTACAGGAATTATGGGCCCGCAACATGGTAATTGGATTCGGAAGGGTGAACGGCGAAACATGCGGCTTTGTTTGTAACCAGCCACTTGTTCTGGCCGGTGTGCTCGATGTCGATTCCTCCGATAAAGCCGCTCGCTTTATTCGCTATTGCGATGCGTTTAATATACCCATCATTACGCTGGTCGACCTTCCGGGTTATCTCCCAGGTATCGACCAGGAACATGCCGGTGTAATCCGCCATGGCGCAAAAATTCTTTATGCCTACAGCGAAGCTACGGTTGCGAAAATCACGGTAATTATCCGTAAAGCCTATGGAGGGGGTTACATTGCCATGGGCTCTCGTCACCTGCGCAGCGATTTTGTGTTTGCATGGCCCGGTGCCGAAATTGCGGTGATGGGCCCCGAAGGAGCCGCAAATATTATTTTCCGGAAAGAAATTATGGGAGCCGACGATCCTGAAGAAATGCGCAAGCAAAAAGTAAAGGAATACAAGGAGAAGTTCGCCAATCCCTATGTGGCAGCAGCAAAAGGTTATGTGGATACTGTAATAGAGCCATCCGAGACACGCAAGTTGCTTATACATGCCATCGAGGTATCGAAAAACAAATCGGTTAGTGTTCCAAATAAAAAGCATGGTGTTCCACCCTTTTAA
- a CDS encoding acetyl-CoA carboxylase biotin carboxyl carrier protein subunit, with translation MVTEKEVTPINSASEEEYKTIVVHSAVYKTLLTKKYLNRKPWQKVNEKHELSFIPGTILKLFVKEGEKVKRNQPLLMLEAMKMENTIFALHDCKIAKIHVKVGDRIPKGFLMMEYE, from the coding sequence ATGGTGACAGAAAAGGAAGTAACACCAATAAACTCTGCAAGCGAAGAGGAATACAAAACAATAGTAGTACACAGTGCAGTATATAAAACACTGCTTACTAAAAAGTATCTCAATCGCAAGCCCTGGCAAAAGGTAAACGAAAAGCACGAGCTGTCGTTTATACCAGGCACTATCTTGAAACTCTTTGTGAAGGAAGGGGAAAAAGTTAAAAGGAATCAACCTCTGCTCATGCTCGAAGCCATGAAAATGGAAAATACCATCTTTGCCCTACACGATTGTAAAATTGCGAAGATTCATGTGAAAGTGGGCGACAGAATTCCCAAAGGCTTTCTGATGATGGAATATGAATAG